Genomic DNA from Rudanella lutea DSM 19387:
AACGGCATTAGCTAAGTCGAGCTGAGCCTGCTTCCAATGGTTATCGCCAAGTGCAGCTACAATCCGTTTGTCTTCTGCCACGCCATCCGTTATTCGGCGTAGACTTAACTTGCCATGATGAATACCCACACAGGTGGCCAGCGCATCAAGCAGGGACTCGGGTAATGGCTTACCCTGACGGTCTTCGTCAATATCCAGATGCAACCACCGGCGCACAATAGCAATAGATGCGTGACCGTGATGCAGCCGGTTGGCTTCGGGATGAACGTGTAGACCTGCTTCGGCCAGCTTGTAAACTACTTCCGGCGCTGCTCCCGGAATTCCCTGAAAACTCGGAATCCCCTTTCCCAAATCGTGCAACCCGATCCAGATGCTCAGGAACCGACCCGCATCGGTTAGATTCATGCCGAGGGCGTCGGCCATTTTTTGTTTGAGCCTTGGGGTAAGGAAATTATCCCAAAGCACTTGTGCGGCACTGCCTACATCAATGAGGTGCGCCCAGAGAGGGTGTGTCCAATCGTCGGGAAGGCCCTCGATTTTTTCGCGGTTGGTTTTGGCCCAGAAGAGCCGCCAGGGTTCGGTTGTCATGGAAAAGAGGAAGGTTAATTTCGGTATCGGTCCGAAACTTACGCCGGGGGTGTTGCTACGCCGGACTTTTGGTGTCCACTGAGAAACTACCGATACCGTTCGAGCAAGATTTTCGCTTCGTCGCGGAGCCGCTCGCGCAGGAGGTCGGGGGTCAGTACCGTAATGCCCACGCCCCAACCCTGGCAGAAGGAACGCATCTCCTCGAACCCCTCTAATTCGTACGACACCACCAGCCGCCCGTCGGGCCGCTCTTCTTCGATCAGTTGCGTCGGGTGGTACTGCCGCTCCCGGAAAAACAGCGCCTTGTCGGGTTCGACTAATAGTTGCAGCAGATAACACTCGCCATCATTTATAGCCCCGAGTGAGGCTCGAAAAAACTGTTCGGCATCAAAGTCTCGGTCCATATCGAAATACGCATCCGGGCAAAGCTCAACCCGGCTCACGCGCGTCATTGAGAAGTTGATGGGTTTCTGCCGTTTGTGGCAAAAGGCCACCAGAATCCAGGCCCTTCCCCGCTTGATAAAGCAGTAGGGGTCAACTTTCCGGCCGACGGAGCGCCGGTTGTCTTTAGCGGTCAGATAATCAATACGCACCGACTGCCGTTCGTCCATTGCCCCTTCAATGGCCCGGAAACAGTCGAGAGCAAACTGGTCGGTGGGATCTTCGGCAAAGTGCCATTCCTGCATGGGTTCGTCGAGATCGAAGACATAAGTGACAGGCCGGGCGTGTTCGAGGAGTTTGTCGAATGCCCGTTTGAGAGCAGCTACGTGCGGTGTCCCTACCAGCACCGCCCGGCTGGCTTTGGCGGCAATGGCCAGTGCCCGGAGTTCTTCAGTGTCGAAACGCAGGTCGGGTACAGGTACACGCTGCCGGTCGGTGGGTAGCGATACGCGTTTGTGTTTACCCTGTCGATGCTCCTCAATCGGGATACCGCTCTGACGAAGCTGATCGAGAAGCCGGCGAATCTGACGGTCGCCAAGGTCAAGTAGCTGCTGAAGTTGTTGGAGCGAAAACGATTCGCCAGTATCTAATAACCGGCGTAGCTGCTCGGCTGGTGGGTGGGTAAGCATATAGGTTGTGGTTGTGGAATGCTGGCAAGGTAACACATCGGACAACAAATGTCCAGAAATAGATACATAGCGTGACATCTTTCGCCAGAATTAAACCAGAACACTCATGAAGCATAAACATGCCATGCGCGATTTGCCTAAAATCCGGGACTCGCTGTCGTACCTCTACTTCGAATACGGCCACCTCGAACAGTCGAAGCTGGGGGTTGAATTTGTCAATAAACAGGGGAGCATTCCAGTGCCGGTAGCCAGTCTGGCGGCTTTACTGCTGGGGCCGGGCACGACCATCACCCACGGGGCCATCCGAACGGTTACGGAGGCTGGCTGCTCGGTTGTTTGGTGCGGAGAGCAGGGCGTCCGGTGCTATGCACAGGGGGTTGGCGAAACTCACAAAGCTTACCGGCTGATGCGTCAGGCGGAGTTATCGGCCACGCCCGATTTGCGCCTTCAGGTTATTGAACGCATGTACCGGGCGCGTTTTCCTGAGCCACTGCCACCGGGATTGCGGATCGAACAAATTCGTGGACGCGAAGGCATCCGCGTACGGGAAGCTTATGCGGATGCAGCCCGCCGGTTCGGTGTCGAGTGGACGGGGCGGAGCTATAACCGCACCGACTGGGACGATACTGACCCAATAAACAAAGCCCTCTCATCGGCCAATGCCTGTTTGCATGGGCTGGTACATGCGGCCCTGCTCTCATCAGGATACTCGCCTGCTTTGGGATTCATCCACCAGGGCAAGCAGTTATCGTTTGTGTATGACATTGCCGACCTCTACAAGATGCAGGTGACGGTGCCCGTCGCATTTTCGGTAGTGGCCGAAGGGGTCTCGAAGCCCGAAACGCTGGTCAGAAAACGGTGCCGCGATGCTTTTACAAACCTGAAACTTCTGCAACGTATTGTGCCCGATGTGGACAGGATACTTCGGTTGGATGTGGAGTCAGAAACACCGGATGGTTTCGACCCCGACGACGACCCGGCCCTGCCGACACCCTGGTGGAGTAACCCGAACGGGCCTAAACCCGATAAGCCATGATGGTGTTGATGGTTGAACGGGTATCGCCCTCGTTACGGGGCGACCTAGGCCGCTGGCTGATTGAAGTACAGGCGGGGGTATTTGTGGGCCGAGTGAGCGAAGTGGTACGTGAGGCCTTGTGGGAACGAGCTACCAACCGCGCCGACGATGGTACAGTCACCCTACTTTGGCGGACCAGTAGCGAACAGGGCTTCGATGTGCGGACGTGGCAACCTAAACAGTACGTTCCAATTAACGTAGATGGGATCTGGCTCACGCT
This window encodes:
- a CDS encoding helix-turn-helix transcriptional regulator, which codes for MLTHPPAEQLRRLLDTGESFSLQQLQQLLDLGDRQIRRLLDQLRQSGIPIEEHRQGKHKRVSLPTDRQRVPVPDLRFDTEELRALAIAAKASRAVLVGTPHVAALKRAFDKLLEHARPVTYVFDLDEPMQEWHFAEDPTDQFALDCFRAIEGAMDERQSVRIDYLTAKDNRRSVGRKVDPYCFIKRGRAWILVAFCHKRQKPINFSMTRVSRVELCPDAYFDMDRDFDAEQFFRASLGAINDGECYLLQLLVEPDKALFFRERQYHPTQLIEEERPDGRLVVSYELEGFEEMRSFCQGWGVGITVLTPDLLRERLRDEAKILLERYR
- the cas1e gene encoding type I-E CRISPR-associated endonuclease Cas1e — encoded protein: MKHKHAMRDLPKIRDSLSYLYFEYGHLEQSKLGVEFVNKQGSIPVPVASLAALLLGPGTTITHGAIRTVTEAGCSVVWCGEQGVRCYAQGVGETHKAYRLMRQAELSATPDLRLQVIERMYRARFPEPLPPGLRIEQIRGREGIRVREAYADAARRFGVEWTGRSYNRTDWDDTDPINKALSSANACLHGLVHAALLSSGYSPALGFIHQGKQLSFVYDIADLYKMQVTVPVAFSVVAEGVSKPETLVRKRCRDAFTNLKLLQRIVPDVDRILRLDVESETPDGFDPDDDPALPTPWWSNPNGPKPDKP
- the cas2e gene encoding type I-E CRISPR-associated endoribonuclease Cas2e encodes the protein MMVLMVERVSPSLRGDLGRWLIEVQAGVFVGRVSEVVREALWERATNRADDGTVTLLWRTSSEQGFDVRTWQPKQYVPINVDGIWLTLRPAADT